One Pontibacillus yanchengensis DNA window includes the following coding sequences:
- a CDS encoding alkaline phosphatase family protein, with product MKQASTFEVIAARGWNLLNEGKPFTPIFVVGTMLLFYVSLWGDPMFWQTIGLSLFLVLPLLALFYYYDFPLMLRNYLWLPFVAYLIVWSDVNLPLLMFATGLYFFFTVFFWGTFYYHLRIGTSWFNFTRFWKLVLKNSDSTSGNAQEQLPKFLLLLSLWELFHKRMYSDLEVDYMAYIWFLLGVWALSWILHRYLFDWKPAEKATFTEPVDEIDQPSDKVVMIVIDGMRKERFQEANTPFLDKLKQEGTEYAQMETVYPARTVVCFSSMMTGTYPKEHGIKSNMVWNLGIKVESVFDSLRKIGKKGRLLGVAHLIDAMGDDVEAYTAVAHNDSVDRNILENAKQMMEQEDLDFFNIQLISTDQTGHSRGVLYDDYIQKIEEADSLIEEFVSWMDSKGFMKNTTLLICADHGQADGIGGHGHLDEGERYVPFFMHGPSIESGKVIEDKHSLISVAPTIAHLLQAPCPNYSRGEVLTDALKLARKEPDYETESHRIPTSS from the coding sequence ATGAAACAAGCATCAACGTTCGAGGTGATTGCTGCTCGAGGATGGAATTTATTAAATGAAGGTAAGCCGTTCACACCAATCTTTGTTGTGGGCACGATGCTCCTTTTTTATGTAAGCCTTTGGGGGGATCCTATGTTTTGGCAAACGATAGGACTCAGTCTATTTTTAGTTCTCCCGTTGTTAGCGCTCTTTTATTACTATGACTTTCCGTTAATGTTACGTAATTATTTGTGGTTACCGTTTGTGGCTTACTTAATAGTATGGAGTGATGTAAATCTTCCTTTATTAATGTTTGCAACCGGACTATATTTCTTTTTTACAGTCTTCTTCTGGGGGACTTTTTATTATCATTTACGGATTGGAACTTCATGGTTTAACTTTACTCGTTTTTGGAAGTTAGTATTAAAAAATAGTGACTCTACTAGTGGTAATGCACAGGAACAGTTACCTAAATTTTTATTGCTTCTATCGTTATGGGAGTTATTCCACAAGAGGATGTATAGCGACCTCGAGGTTGATTACATGGCTTATATCTGGTTTTTACTAGGGGTATGGGCTTTAAGTTGGATTCTTCACCGATATCTATTTGACTGGAAGCCAGCGGAGAAGGCGACCTTTACAGAACCAGTAGATGAAATCGATCAGCCTAGTGATAAAGTTGTCATGATTGTGATTGATGGCATGAGAAAGGAACGATTTCAGGAAGCGAATACGCCATTTCTAGACAAACTAAAACAAGAGGGTACAGAGTATGCTCAGATGGAAACTGTATACCCTGCTAGAACGGTTGTTTGCTTCTCATCTATGATGACAGGCACATATCCAAAGGAACATGGTATAAAATCCAATATGGTATGGAACCTAGGTATTAAAGTAGAGTCCGTTTTTGACTCTTTACGTAAAATAGGGAAAAAAGGGCGTCTCTTAGGTGTCGCACACTTAATTGATGCAATGGGGGACGATGTTGAAGCTTATACAGCTGTTGCACACAATGATTCTGTAGATCGAAATATATTAGAGAATGCGAAACAAATGATGGAACAGGAAGATCTAGATTTTTTCAATATTCAGTTGATTAGCACCGACCAAACAGGACATAGTCGAGGTGTCCTTTATGATGATTATATTCAAAAAATTGAAGAAGCTGACAGTCTGATTGAAGAGTTTGTCTCATGGATGGATTCAAAAGGATTTATGAAAAATACTACGCTACTTATTTGTGCGGATCATGGACAAGCAGATGGTATTGGAGGACATGGGCATCTTGATGAAGGAGAAAGATATGTACCATTCTTTATGCATGGCCCTTCCATTGAATCCGGAAAAGTAATAGAAGATAAACATAGTCTTATATCCGTTGCTCCCACAATTGCTCACTTATTACAAGCTCCTTGTCCAAACTATAGTAGGGGTGAAGTGCTTACTGACGCATTGAAACTAGCAAGAAAGGAACCTGATTATGAAACAGAAAGTCATCGTATTCCTACCAGCTCATAA
- a CDS encoding lysylphosphatidylglycerol synthase transmembrane domain-containing protein produces MDRIMERLKRYVEWSGRIFTGLLFIWLTYVAFDLSYILEEVEHLFDDIGLVMMMTCSYFVAFLLRAKAWQLYIGKQVGYKRFVDGMLYSLFFNHLLPFKAGDIIRTSYLAQSKLVNWKKAVESVVVMRLLDLIILGSIAVIGVVYIGVSLSFVFLIALLLGTASIIGVLLLKDTWRQILFYYIRNVFSVISSTNGLILFIIVFLSWCLEAVVVLAVSTQFELSITYLNALWVNSFTIAGQVFHFSPGGIGTYESFMSFALRAFQVPVKDAYTIAIITHGYKFIFSFIVGIYLIVNVPISWNTMKDWLRRKED; encoded by the coding sequence ATGGATAGAATCATGGAAAGGCTAAAGCGCTATGTAGAATGGAGTGGCAGAATTTTTACTGGTTTGCTATTTATTTGGTTAACCTATGTAGCCTTCGATCTTTCCTATATTTTAGAAGAAGTCGAGCATCTTTTTGATGATATAGGCCTCGTTATGATGATGACGTGTTCTTACTTTGTTGCTTTCTTACTTCGAGCAAAAGCATGGCAATTATATATAGGGAAACAGGTTGGATACAAGCGGTTTGTAGATGGTATGTTATATAGTCTATTTTTTAATCATCTACTTCCCTTCAAAGCAGGGGATATTATTCGAACCAGTTATCTTGCTCAGTCTAAGCTAGTAAATTGGAAGAAAGCAGTAGAATCAGTTGTAGTTATGCGCTTACTGGATTTAATTATTCTAGGTTCTATTGCTGTTATAGGTGTGGTTTATATAGGGGTGTCTTTATCATTTGTATTTCTAATTGCACTACTATTGGGCACAGCATCCATTATAGGGGTCTTGTTGCTTAAAGATACATGGAGACAAATCTTGTTTTACTACATAAGAAATGTTTTTTCTGTTATATCCTCAACAAATGGATTGATTCTTTTCATCATTGTTTTTTTAAGCTGGTGCTTAGAAGCAGTAGTCGTGTTAGCTGTCTCTACTCAGTTCGAATTATCCATAACCTACTTGAATGCTCTTTGGGTAAATAGTTTTACGATTGCAGGGCAAGTCTTTCATTTTTCACCTGGAGGTATAGGAACTTATGAGAGCTTTATGAGCTTTGCTCTTAGAGCTTTTCAAGTCCCTGTGAAAGATGCATATACAATCGCCATTATTACACATGGATATAAATTTATTTTTTCATTCATAGTTGGTATTTATCTCATAGTAAATGTACCTATCTCTTGGAATACAATGAAGGATTGGTTGAGAAGAAAGGAAGATTAA
- a CDS encoding NAD-dependent epimerase/dehydratase family protein, with translation MHILVTGGAGFIGMHVCSYLLRDNHQLTIVDNLDPYYDPDRKKKQLEQVKRTGDFQFYNVDLRNEDKCLSVFKANHFDAVIHLAALPGVAYSIKEPLAYVQYDIEMTINVLKSAGETAVPHIIFSSSSSVYGDKASLPLSEEMADGKVVSPYAASKFGAESFCHSYQHIYGFQLSILRFFTVYGPWARPDMAIPKFTHQLSEGYPIEIYGNETARDYTYIDDIVEGVNAVLYHKHQNETFNLGYGEPISMERLLEIFRQHYPSMEIIQKPWRTGDVVTTWSDITKAKSELGFNPTTSIDEGIKRMVQWIESWKG, from the coding sequence TTGCATATTTTAGTAACGGGGGGAGCAGGCTTCATCGGAATGCACGTATGCTCATACCTTCTAAGGGACAATCACCAACTCACAATTGTAGATAACTTAGATCCTTATTACGATCCTGACAGAAAGAAAAAACAACTGGAACAGGTCAAGAGGACTGGTGATTTTCAATTTTATAATGTTGATTTAAGAAATGAAGATAAATGTTTGTCTGTGTTCAAAGCAAATCATTTTGATGCGGTAATACACTTGGCTGCATTACCTGGCGTAGCATATTCTATTAAAGAACCATTGGCGTATGTTCAATATGATATTGAGATGACCATTAATGTTTTAAAAAGTGCAGGTGAGACAGCTGTTCCACATATAATTTTTTCATCCTCATCATCTGTTTATGGAGATAAAGCAAGTCTTCCGTTATCAGAGGAGATGGCAGATGGGAAAGTTGTCTCTCCATATGCTGCATCTAAATTTGGTGCAGAATCATTTTGTCATTCTTATCAACATATATATGGTTTTCAATTGTCCATTTTACGTTTCTTTACCGTATATGGACCATGGGCAAGACCTGATATGGCGATTCCAAAATTTACACATCAATTATCAGAAGGATATCCAATAGAAATATATGGAAATGAAACTGCGCGTGATTATACATACATTGATGATATCGTGGAGGGAGTGAATGCTGTCCTCTACCATAAACACCAAAACGAAACCTTTAATCTAGGGTATGGAGAACCTATATCCATGGAAAGGTTGTTGGAAATTTTTCGACAGCACTACCCTTCAATGGAGATTATACAAAAACCTTGGCGTACTGGTGACGTAGTAACTACTTGGTCTGATATCACAAAAGCAAAATCGGAACTTGGTTTTAATCCTACTACTTCCATTGATGAAGGAATTAAAAGAATGGTTCAATGGATAGAATCATGGAAAGGCTAA
- a CDS encoding carbon starvation CstA family protein, with amino-acid sequence MITFIISISLLIIGYFTYGKFVEKTFEVKEERKTPAYTMGDDVDYLPMGTKRNSMIQLLNIAGVGPIFGPILGALYGPVAFLWIVLGSIFAGAVHDYLTGMISLRNKGAHIPELAGKFLGKPMRHIVNAFSVLLLLLTGTVFVSAPASLINNLTSNWIGLSAIVGIIFIYYIIATVLPIDKIIGRVYPIFGALLLLSAIGIGFGLVVTGAPIPEMSLTNMHPDNLPIFPLLFLTISCGALSGFHATQSPIISRTTQREGQGRKIFYGMMIAEGVIAMIWAAAAMSIFSGNELNQIIAEGGPAAVVSEVSKSMLGAIGGTIAIIGVIILPITSGDTSFRGLRMIIADYFKIGQKKAANRLWIAFPVFALSFILTKIDFSLLWRYFSWANQSTAMIALWIGAMYLILSKKNYFIAMIPATFMTFATTTYIFYADIGVGLSIEIAYIIAGIITVSVIALFYRTAHKRLQQPVSLDDGYDQAA; translated from the coding sequence ATGATTACTTTTATTATTTCCATTTCATTATTAATTATAGGTTATTTCACGTATGGCAAATTTGTTGAAAAGACTTTTGAAGTTAAAGAAGAACGAAAGACTCCAGCTTATACAATGGGCGATGATGTAGATTATCTTCCAATGGGGACAAAGCGGAACTCTATGATTCAATTGTTGAATATTGCAGGTGTGGGACCTATATTTGGTCCAATTCTAGGAGCACTTTATGGGCCGGTTGCCTTTTTATGGATTGTATTAGGATCTATATTTGCAGGAGCGGTTCATGATTATCTGACTGGAATGATTTCACTTCGAAATAAAGGCGCACACATACCCGAATTAGCTGGTAAGTTCTTAGGAAAGCCAATGCGACATATTGTAAACGCATTCTCGGTTTTACTATTACTATTAACTGGTACGGTTTTTGTTTCAGCACCTGCATCTTTAATTAATAACTTAACTTCAAATTGGATCGGATTAAGTGCAATTGTTGGAATTATTTTCATTTATTACATCATTGCAACGGTATTGCCTATTGATAAAATCATCGGTAGAGTGTATCCGATCTTTGGTGCACTATTACTGTTGAGTGCTATTGGCATTGGATTCGGTTTAGTAGTAACCGGCGCACCAATTCCAGAGATGTCATTAACCAATATGCACCCTGATAATCTACCAATATTTCCACTATTATTTTTAACGATTTCATGTGGGGCGCTGTCAGGTTTCCATGCTACACAGTCTCCAATCATCTCTAGAACAACACAACGTGAAGGACAAGGTAGGAAAATTTTTTATGGCATGATGATTGCTGAAGGTGTCATCGCAATGATTTGGGCAGCAGCTGCGATGAGCATCTTTTCGGGTAACGAATTAAACCAAATTATTGCTGAAGGTGGTCCTGCTGCAGTTGTAAGTGAAGTTTCTAAGTCTATGCTAGGTGCAATTGGTGGAACTATAGCCATTATAGGTGTTATTATTCTGCCAATCACATCAGGGGACACATCGTTTCGTGGTCTACGAATGATTATCGCGGATTACTTTAAAATTGGTCAAAAGAAAGCAGCAAATCGCCTATGGATTGCGTTTCCTGTATTTGCTCTATCTTTTATCCTTACTAAAATAGACTTTTCCCTACTTTGGAGATATTTCTCTTGGGCAAACCAATCTACAGCTATGATCGCGTTATGGATTGGGGCAATGTACTTGATTTTATCTAAGAAGAATTACTTTATTGCTATGATACCAGCAACATTTATGACATTTGCGACAACGACGTATATATTCTATGCAGATATTGGTGTCGGTCTCTCTATCGAAATAGCATATATCATTGCAGGTATTATTACTGTAAGTGTTATTGCATTGTTTTATAGAACAGCTCACAAACGATTACAACAGCCAGTTTCCTTGGACGATGGATATGATCAAGCTGCATAA
- a CDS encoding LytR/AlgR family response regulator transcription factor — MSNQINVMIIDDEPYSRVELKHLLTSYEDISVLDEATSGEQGLEKTIRLTNIHVLFVDIEMGKVSGMDLVDSIQNLKHPPHVVFATAHPDYAAKAFRFEAIDYLLKPFSEDEVEETVKRIRNVIHTKQSSTNEVPNQVKGKLAIETEDRIYYVLPEDLFYVEVDNGETRVHAREKFFTTKLSLKDLQEKLSDFSFFRTHKSYLVNLKEVEELIPWFNGAYQLKLKHIDEEIPVSRTYAKELKSRLSL; from the coding sequence ATGAGTAATCAGATTAACGTTATGATTATAGATGATGAACCTTATAGCCGTGTTGAATTAAAGCACTTGTTAACCTCTTATGAAGATATCAGTGTGTTAGATGAAGCAACTTCCGGGGAGCAGGGTTTAGAGAAAACAATTCGTCTTACGAATATCCACGTCCTGTTTGTTGATATAGAAATGGGGAAAGTATCTGGTATGGATCTTGTTGATTCGATACAAAACCTAAAACATCCACCCCATGTTGTTTTTGCTACTGCACATCCAGACTATGCAGCTAAAGCCTTTCGATTTGAAGCAATTGATTATTTACTAAAACCCTTCTCAGAAGATGAAGTAGAGGAAACTGTGAAACGTATCCGAAATGTTATTCATACTAAACAATCTTCTACTAATGAAGTCCCGAATCAAGTGAAAGGTAAGTTAGCGATAGAAACAGAAGACCGTATCTATTATGTACTACCTGAAGATCTTTTCTATGTAGAGGTTGATAATGGGGAAACAAGGGTACATGCCCGTGAAAAATTCTTTACCACTAAGCTTTCATTGAAAGACCTTCAAGAAAAATTAAGTGACTTTTCCTTCTTTCGAACGCATAAAAGTTATCTTGTGAATTTAAAAGAAGTAGAAGAACTAATCCCATGGTTTAATGGTGCTTATCAATTAAAATTAAAACATATAGATGAAGAGATTCCAGTAAGCAGAACATATGCAAAGGAATTAAAGAGTAGGTTAAGTTTGTAA
- a CDS encoding sensor histidine kinase yields the protein MIYLLLTMLERVGIIVTVAFLTTRLTFFKNMMDEQELQRSTMVKMMVFFGLFGIIGTYTGLSVDAYSYDISKWTFSLAQDEALANSRVIGVVIGGLLGGWKVGLGAGLLAGFHRFTLGGFTAIACGVASIVAGLLAGFARKKLKSNAFQSLSVPLIVGMVAETIQMGIILLVAQPFEASWNLVEKIGLPMIVSNGVGSALFILIIRNVLQEREQVGAEKTQKALLLAKLTTSHLRFGLNRKTAQETCEVIRQEVGASAVAITDQEDILGYVGMGHDHHQQGKHIQTDETKAVIETGQVYISRREAIHCQNEDCPLQSAVIAPLNLKGETIGTLKCYFESEEALSKVTIEYITGLAALLSQQLDISDNERVNQLAKDAEIRALQAQISPHFLFNALNTIVSMIRLKPDEARKLLVTLSRYLRQNINGTKERLISLQQELQHVKAYLSIEEARFNDKLHVEMNIDETVLFKQVPPMTLQPIMENAIKHGLKGMKEESEVTIRIHTEMEKVFVSIEDNGWGMEENRLEELLTESVESQEGTGIGLVNVNQRLTLIYGQEASLKIDSRIGEGTKVSFQLPLYDDEGDFLNE from the coding sequence ATGATTTATTTATTGTTAACTATGCTTGAAAGAGTAGGTATTATCGTTACGGTTGCTTTTTTGACGACAAGGCTTACCTTTTTTAAAAATATGATGGATGAACAAGAATTGCAAAGAAGTACAATGGTGAAAATGATGGTGTTTTTTGGTTTATTTGGCATAATTGGTACCTATACTGGTTTATCTGTTGATGCATATTCGTATGATATTTCAAAGTGGACATTTTCATTGGCTCAAGATGAAGCGTTAGCTAATTCTCGTGTAATTGGAGTTGTTATAGGCGGTCTTCTTGGGGGATGGAAGGTAGGTCTCGGCGCTGGTCTACTAGCGGGTTTTCATCGATTTACATTAGGAGGATTTACAGCCATCGCATGTGGAGTAGCTTCTATTGTAGCAGGGTTACTAGCAGGTTTTGCACGGAAGAAATTAAAATCGAATGCCTTTCAATCTTTATCTGTTCCTTTAATTGTAGGCATGGTAGCAGAAACAATACAAATGGGGATTATTCTCTTGGTTGCTCAACCTTTTGAAGCTTCGTGGAATTTGGTGGAAAAGATTGGATTGCCTATGATTGTGTCTAATGGAGTTGGATCTGCATTATTTATTCTCATTATTCGGAACGTATTACAAGAAAGAGAGCAGGTGGGGGCAGAGAAGACACAGAAAGCTTTATTACTTGCTAAGCTTACAACATCTCATTTGCGTTTTGGATTAAATCGAAAAACCGCTCAAGAAACGTGCGAGGTGATTCGCCAAGAAGTTGGTGCGTCAGCGGTTGCCATAACAGATCAAGAAGACATATTAGGCTATGTTGGTATGGGACATGACCATCATCAACAAGGTAAGCATATCCAAACAGATGAAACCAAAGCCGTGATTGAAACAGGTCAAGTATACATATCAAGAAGAGAAGCAATTCATTGTCAGAACGAGGATTGTCCTCTTCAGTCAGCTGTGATTGCTCCCCTCAATTTAAAAGGTGAAACGATAGGAACCCTCAAATGTTATTTTGAATCTGAAGAGGCGTTATCAAAAGTAACAATTGAGTATATCACAGGTCTTGCTGCTCTTTTAAGCCAGCAGTTAGATATTAGTGATAACGAACGAGTCAATCAACTTGCGAAAGATGCAGAAATTAGAGCTCTACAAGCACAAATTAGTCCACACTTCTTATTTAATGCATTAAATACGATTGTCTCTATGATCCGTTTAAAACCCGATGAAGCACGAAAGCTACTCGTAACATTATCAAGGTATTTACGTCAGAACATCAATGGAACGAAAGAGAGGTTAATTTCACTTCAGCAAGAACTTCAACATGTAAAAGCTTATTTATCTATTGAAGAAGCTAGATTTAACGATAAACTCCATGTTGAGATGAATATAGATGAAACAGTTCTATTTAAACAAGTCCCGCCCATGACCTTGCAACCTATTATGGAGAATGCGATTAAGCATGGATTAAAAGGAATGAAAGAAGAGAGTGAAGTAACAATCAGGATACATACGGAAATGGAAAAGGTTTTTGTTTCCATCGAAGATAACGGATGGGGAATGGAAGAAAACAGGTTGGAAGAGTTGCTCACAGAATCTGTTGAGTCACAGGAAGGTACTGGTATTGGTTTGGTAAATGTCAATCAACGTCTTACATTGATTTATGGACAAGAAGCATCACTAAAGATTGATTCAAGAATTGGAGAAGGTACCAAGGTATCTTTTCAACTCCCATTATATGATGATGAAGGAGATTTTCTTAATGAGTAA
- a CDS encoding 5,10-methylene-tetrahydrofolate dehydrogenase, with translation MQNVKIGLIPAPELPTEIAEKLLNTLPDQFNHFIDSSVSFEIALNIDPMTGAAENVEEILYKASDLKEKKGWDYAICLTDLPIFTEGYVVAADVSVKHGVGQISIPAFGSMPIKRRLKKAIVQLFGELYFQSSTSGESTSGMAQGAIRPNRNQTAFRLLKKQFPISPVRRIEHKGDSEIDIRFIVVPRINGRSRILIGMAHANRPWGIMPSFKKVIALAFATGAFGLIFPTLWQLSNLFTNFRLITLTVIAITGMVVWIVLAHNLWEKPAYRNKPKIRKLYNNATLITLVAAVMMYYVMLFTLFFVAVVIFIPPGFFKEMAFLNEPAGVLDYLRLSWLSTSISTIAGAIGAGLENEELVRNITYGYRQKRRYQEVQQYD, from the coding sequence TTGCAAAATGTTAAGATAGGTCTTATTCCAGCACCAGAACTACCAACAGAAATAGCTGAAAAATTATTGAATACACTTCCTGATCAATTCAATCATTTTATAGATTCAAGTGTTTCGTTTGAGATCGCACTAAACATAGATCCGATGACTGGTGCAGCAGAGAATGTAGAAGAAATATTATATAAGGCATCGGACTTGAAGGAGAAAAAGGGTTGGGATTATGCTATTTGTTTAACAGATCTTCCTATCTTTACAGAAGGGTACGTAGTTGCTGCGGATGTCAGTGTTAAACATGGAGTTGGTCAAATATCGATTCCTGCTTTTGGGTCGATGCCCATAAAGCGTAGGCTAAAAAAGGCAATTGTACAATTATTTGGAGAATTGTACTTTCAGTCCTCTACATCAGGGGAATCAACCTCTGGTATGGCTCAAGGAGCAATTCGTCCAAACCGTAATCAAACAGCCTTCCGGTTACTAAAAAAGCAATTTCCTATTTCTCCAGTTCGTAGAATAGAACATAAGGGAGATAGTGAGATTGACATTCGATTCATTGTTGTACCTCGTATCAATGGAAGATCTAGAATATTGATAGGAATGGCTCATGCCAATAGGCCATGGGGGATTATGCCATCCTTTAAAAAAGTAATAGCACTAGCATTTGCTACTGGAGCTTTTGGACTCATTTTCCCAACATTATGGCAGTTAAGTAATTTATTTACTAACTTTAGATTGATTACCTTAACAGTCATCGCAATTACTGGAATGGTAGTTTGGATTGTGTTAGCTCATAACCTATGGGAAAAACCAGCTTATCGTAACAAACCAAAAATACGTAAACTATATAATAACGCTACGTTAATAACGTTGGTAGCTGCAGTTATGATGTATTATGTAATGTTGTTTACCTTGTTCTTTGTAGCCGTTGTAATTTTCATACCACCAGGGTTCTTTAAAGAAATGGCATTTCTTAATGAACCTGCAGGTGTTTTGGATTATTTAAGGTTATCATGGCTTTCAACCTCGATTTCCACTATTGCAGGTGCAATAGGAGCGGGGTTAGAAAACGAAGAATTAGTCCGCAATATCACGTATGGATACCGTCAAAAAAGACGATATCAGGAAGTACAACAATACGACTAA